Proteins from one Muntiacus reevesi chromosome X, mMunRee1.1, whole genome shotgun sequence genomic window:
- the CCDC120 gene encoding coiled-coil domain-containing protein 120 isoform X2 translates to MGREPRYPGLDIGTESERALSSHQSRHPDSFRMEVKGQLISSPTFNASAALFGEAAPQMKSERLRSLLDRQRALQEALSLKLQELRKVCLQEAELTGQLPPECPLEPGERPQLVRRRPPAARAYPPPHPNPAHHSLCPAEELALEALEREVSVQQQIAAAARRLALAPELSAEQRRRRRQVQADALRRLHELEEQLGEVRARLGLSGLPPSQPLPLSTGGAVITTQGVCLGTRLAQLSHEDVVLHSESSSLSESGASHDNEEPRGCFPLAERPSPPKAWDQLRAVSGGSPERRTPWKPPPSDLYGDLKGRRNSVASPTSPTRSLPRSASSFEGRSVPATPVLTRGAGPQLCKPEGLHSRQWSSSQDSQMGFPRVDPVSDRTSLFAARTRRSNSSEALLVDRAAGGGAGSPPAPLVPPATGPPVCKSSEVLYERPQPIPAFSSRTAGLPDPPRAARPSSAAPASRGAPRLPPVCGDFLLDYSLDRGLPRGGGGTGWGELLPTAEVPGPLSRRDGLVTMLPGPPPVYAADGNSPLLRSKDPHSRAPRTKPCSLPPEAPEGLEAHPNPLLWMPPPARIPPASERSGHKNLALEGLRDWYIRNSGLASGPQRRPGLPHMGPQHPPFLHARCYEVGQALYGAPSQAPLPHSRSFTAPPVSGRYYADFLYPPELSARLSDLTLEGEQSSGSDPQTPGTLV, encoded by the exons ATGGGAAGGGAACCAAGGTACCCGGGCCTTGACATTGGCACAGAATCTGAGAGG GCCTTGTCCAGCCATCAGTCACGGCATCCTGACAGCTTCAGGATGGAAGTCAAAGGTCAGCTGATCAGCTCTCCCACCTTCAACGCCTCAG CTGCCCTGTTTGGAGAGGCTGCCCCCCAGATGAAGTCAGAGCGTCTACGGAGTCTGCTTGACCGGCAGCGGGCCCTGCAGGAGGCCCTGAGCCTGAAACTTCAGGAGCTGCGGAAAGTGTGTCTTCAGGAGGCG GAGCTGACTGGCCAATTGCCCCCCGAATGCCCACTGGAGCCTGGTGAACGACCCCAGTTGGTCCGCCGGCGTCCCCCTGCAGCCCGCGCCTACCCTCCACCACACCCCAACCCAGCACACCACTCCCTGTGCCCCGCCGAG GAGCTGGCGCTTGAGGCCCTGGAGCGAGAGGTGTCTGTGCAGCAGCAGATCGCCGCAGCTGCCCGCCGCCTGGCCTTGGCTCCCGAGCTCAGTGCCGAGCAGCGCCGGCGCCGGCGCCAAGTCCAGGCAGATGCCCTTCGGAGGTTGCACGAGCTGGAGGAGCAGCTTGGGGAGGTCCGGGCCCGCCTTGGCCTCTCAGGGCTCCCGCCatcccagcccctgcccctgtcCACCGGAGGAGCCGTTATCACCACCCAGGGAGTCTGCCTGGGCACGCGCCTCGCTCAGCTCAGCCATG AGGACGTAGTTCTGCACTCGGAGAGCAGCTCCCTCTCAGAGTCTGGGGCCAGCCACGATAATG AGGAGCCCCGTGGCTGCTTCCCTCTGGCTGAGCGCCCCTCACCGCCCAAGGCCTGGGACCAGCTGCGGGCAGTCTCTGGGGGCAGCCCTGAGCGGCGAACCCCATGGAAACCACCCCCATCGGATCTTTATGGGGATCTGAAGGGCCGGCGAAACTCTGTGGCCAGCCCCACCAG CCCTACACGCTCACTGCCCAGGAGTGCCTCCAGTTTTGAGGGGCGAAGTGTGCCTGCTACTCCCGTCCTCACCCGGGGCGCTGGCCCCCAGCTCTGCAA ACCGGAAGGCCTCCATTCTCGCCAATGGTCCAGCAGCCAGGACTCCCAGATGGGCTTCCCACGGGTGGACCCTGTCTCCGACCGCACCTCCCTCTTCGCAGCTCGTACCCGCCGCAGCAATAGCTCCGAGGCCCTGCTGGTGGACCGGGCAGCGGGTGGGGGAGCTGGCTCCCCGCCGGCACCTCTGGTTCCCCCTGCCACCGGTCCCCCAGTCTGCAAGAGCAGTGAGGTGCTATATGAGCGCCCCCAGCCAATCCCCGCCTTCTCCTCCCGCACGGCTGGCCTCCCAGACCCTCCCCGGGCTGCCCGGCCCAGCTCAGCCGCGCCGGCCTCCCGCGGGGCCCCCCGGCTCCCACCCGTGTGTGGGGACTTCCTCTTGGACTATTCCCTGGACCGGGGCCTGCCTCGCGGGGGCGGCGGGACAGGCTGGGGGGAGTTGCTACCCACAGCTGAGGTTCCAGGACCCCTCTCCCGCCGGGATGGGCTCGTCACCATGCTCCCAGGCCCACCGCCTGTGTATGCAGCTGACGGCAACAGCCCCCTCCTCCGCAGCAAGGACCCCCATAGCCGTGCCCCCCGCACCAAGCCCTGTAGTCTGCCCCCGGAGGCCCCCGAGGGCCTGGAGGCGCATCCCAACCCTCTGCTGTGGATGCCCCCACCCGCCCGTATCCCCCCGGCCAGTGAGCGCAGCGGCCACAAGAACCTTGCCCTGGAGGGGCTGCGGGACTGGTACATCCGGAACTCGGGACTGGCCTCGGGGCCCCAGCGGCGGCCTGGGCTCCCCCACATGGGCCCGCAGCACCCGCCCTTCCTTCATGCCCGCTGCTATGAGGTGGGCCAGGCACTGTACGGGGCCCCCAGCCAGGCGCCGCTCCCGCACTCGAGGAGTTTCACGGCGCCCCCTGTCTCCGGCAG ATACTACGCGGACTTCCTGTACCCCCCGGAGCTGAGCGCTCGTTTAAGTGACCTGACGCTAGAGGGGGAGCAGTCCTCCGGTTCTGACCCCCAGACCCCAGGAACACTGGTCTGA
- the CCDC120 gene encoding coiled-coil domain-containing protein 120 isoform X1, which translates to MEVKGQLISSPTFNASAALFGEAAPQMKSERLRSLLDRQRALQEALSLKLQELRKVCLQEAELTGQLPPECPLEPGERPQLVRRRPPAARAYPPPHPNPAHHSLCPAEELALEALEREVSVQQQIAAAARRLALAPELSAEQRRRRRQVQADALRRLHELEEQLGEVRARLGLSGLPPSQPLPLSTGGAVITTQGVCLGTRLAQLSHEDVVLHSESSSLSESGASHDNEEPRGCFPLAERPSPPKAWDQLRAVSGGSPERRTPWKPPPSDLYGDLKGRRNSVASPTSPTRSLPRSASSFEGRSVPATPVLTRGAGPQLCKPEGLHSRQWSSSQDSQMGFPRVDPVSDRTSLFAARTRRSNSSEALLVDRAAGGGAGSPPAPLVPPATGPPVCKSSEVLYERPQPIPAFSSRTAGLPDPPRAARPSSAAPASRGAPRLPPVCGDFLLDYSLDRGLPRGGGGTGWGELLPTAEVPGPLSRRDGLVTMLPGPPPVYAADGNSPLLRSKDPHSRAPRTKPCSLPPEAPEGLEAHPNPLLWMPPPARIPPASERSGHKNLALEGLRDWYIRNSGLASGPQRRPGLPHMGPQHPPFLHARCYEVGQALYGAPSQAPLPHSRSFTAPPVSGRYGGCFY; encoded by the exons ATGGAAGTCAAAGGTCAGCTGATCAGCTCTCCCACCTTCAACGCCTCAG CTGCCCTGTTTGGAGAGGCTGCCCCCCAGATGAAGTCAGAGCGTCTACGGAGTCTGCTTGACCGGCAGCGGGCCCTGCAGGAGGCCCTGAGCCTGAAACTTCAGGAGCTGCGGAAAGTGTGTCTTCAGGAGGCG GAGCTGACTGGCCAATTGCCCCCCGAATGCCCACTGGAGCCTGGTGAACGACCCCAGTTGGTCCGCCGGCGTCCCCCTGCAGCCCGCGCCTACCCTCCACCACACCCCAACCCAGCACACCACTCCCTGTGCCCCGCCGAG GAGCTGGCGCTTGAGGCCCTGGAGCGAGAGGTGTCTGTGCAGCAGCAGATCGCCGCAGCTGCCCGCCGCCTGGCCTTGGCTCCCGAGCTCAGTGCCGAGCAGCGCCGGCGCCGGCGCCAAGTCCAGGCAGATGCCCTTCGGAGGTTGCACGAGCTGGAGGAGCAGCTTGGGGAGGTCCGGGCCCGCCTTGGCCTCTCAGGGCTCCCGCCatcccagcccctgcccctgtcCACCGGAGGAGCCGTTATCACCACCCAGGGAGTCTGCCTGGGCACGCGCCTCGCTCAGCTCAGCCATG AGGACGTAGTTCTGCACTCGGAGAGCAGCTCCCTCTCAGAGTCTGGGGCCAGCCACGATAATG AGGAGCCCCGTGGCTGCTTCCCTCTGGCTGAGCGCCCCTCACCGCCCAAGGCCTGGGACCAGCTGCGGGCAGTCTCTGGGGGCAGCCCTGAGCGGCGAACCCCATGGAAACCACCCCCATCGGATCTTTATGGGGATCTGAAGGGCCGGCGAAACTCTGTGGCCAGCCCCACCAG CCCTACACGCTCACTGCCCAGGAGTGCCTCCAGTTTTGAGGGGCGAAGTGTGCCTGCTACTCCCGTCCTCACCCGGGGCGCTGGCCCCCAGCTCTGCAA ACCGGAAGGCCTCCATTCTCGCCAATGGTCCAGCAGCCAGGACTCCCAGATGGGCTTCCCACGGGTGGACCCTGTCTCCGACCGCACCTCCCTCTTCGCAGCTCGTACCCGCCGCAGCAATAGCTCCGAGGCCCTGCTGGTGGACCGGGCAGCGGGTGGGGGAGCTGGCTCCCCGCCGGCACCTCTGGTTCCCCCTGCCACCGGTCCCCCAGTCTGCAAGAGCAGTGAGGTGCTATATGAGCGCCCCCAGCCAATCCCCGCCTTCTCCTCCCGCACGGCTGGCCTCCCAGACCCTCCCCGGGCTGCCCGGCCCAGCTCAGCCGCGCCGGCCTCCCGCGGGGCCCCCCGGCTCCCACCCGTGTGTGGGGACTTCCTCTTGGACTATTCCCTGGACCGGGGCCTGCCTCGCGGGGGCGGCGGGACAGGCTGGGGGGAGTTGCTACCCACAGCTGAGGTTCCAGGACCCCTCTCCCGCCGGGATGGGCTCGTCACCATGCTCCCAGGCCCACCGCCTGTGTATGCAGCTGACGGCAACAGCCCCCTCCTCCGCAGCAAGGACCCCCATAGCCGTGCCCCCCGCACCAAGCCCTGTAGTCTGCCCCCGGAGGCCCCCGAGGGCCTGGAGGCGCATCCCAACCCTCTGCTGTGGATGCCCCCACCCGCCCGTATCCCCCCGGCCAGTGAGCGCAGCGGCCACAAGAACCTTGCCCTGGAGGGGCTGCGGGACTGGTACATCCGGAACTCGGGACTGGCCTCGGGGCCCCAGCGGCGGCCTGGGCTCCCCCACATGGGCCCGCAGCACCCGCCCTTCCTTCATGCCCGCTGCTATGAGGTGGGCCAGGCACTGTACGGGGCCCCCAGCCAGGCGCCGCTCCCGCACTCGAGGAGTTTCACGGCGCCCCCTGTCTCCGGCAGGTATGGGGGGTGTTTTTACTGA
- the PRAF2 gene encoding PRA1 family protein 2 has protein sequence MSEVRLPPLRALDDFVLGSARLVAPDPCDPQRWCHRVINNLLYYQTNYLICFGLGLALAGYVRPLHTLLSALVVAVALGMLVWAAENRAAVRRCRRSHPAACLAAVLAVGFLVLWAAGGAGTFLLSIAGPMLLILVHASLRLRNLKNKIENKIESIGLKRTPMGLLLEALGQEQEAGS, from the exons ATGTCGGAGGTGCGGCTGCCACCGCTACGCGCCTTGGACGACTTCGTTTTGGGGTCGGCGCGTCTGGTGGCCCCGGATCCTTGCGACCCGCAGCGATGGTGCCACCGCGTCATCAACAACCTCCTCTACTACCAAACCAACTACCTTATCTGCTTCGGCCTTGGTCTCGCTTTGGccgg GTACGTGCGGCCGCTGCACACCCTCCTAAGCGCGCTGGTAGTGGCGGTGGCCCTTGGCATGCTGGTGTGGGCGGCTGAGAATCGAGCCGCCGTGCGCCGATGCCGTCGCAGCCACCCAGCCGCCTGCCTGGCCGCAGTGCTTGCCGTCGGCTTCCTCGTTCTCTGGGCCGCGGGCGGCGCTGGCACCTTCCTGCTCAGCATCGCCGGGCCAATGCTTC TGATCCTGGTGCATGCGTCACTGCGCCTGCGCAACCTCAAGAACAAGATTGAGAACAAGATCGAGAGCATTGGTCTCAAGCGGACACCAATGGGGCTGCTACTGGAGGCGCTGGGACAAGAACAGGAGGCTGGATCCTAG
- the WDR45 gene encoding WD repeat domain phosphoinositide-interacting protein 4 isoform X4: protein MTQQPLRGVTSLRFNQDQSCFCCAMETGVRIYNVEPLMEKGHLDHEQVGSMGLVEMLHRSNLLALVGGGSSPKFSEISVLIWDDAREGKDSKDKLVLEFTFTKPVLAVRMRHDKIVIVLKNRIYVYSFPDNPRKLFEFDTRDNPKGLCDLCPSLEKQLLVFPGHKCGSLQLVDLASTKPGTSSAPFTINAHQSDVACVSLNQPGTVVASASQKGTLIRLFDTQSKEKLVELRRGTDPATLYCINFSHDSSFLCASSDKGTVHIFALKDTRLNRRSALARVGKVGPMIGQYVDSQWSLASFTVPAESACICAFGRNTSKNVNSVIAICVDGTFHKYVFTPDGNCNREAFDVYLDICDDDDF, encoded by the exons ATGACTCAGCAGCCACTTCGAGGCGTGACCAGTCTGCGTTTCAACCAAGACCAAA GCTGCTTTTGCTGTGCTATGGAGACAGGTGTGCGCATCTACAACGTGGAGCCATTGATGGAGAAGGGGCATCTGG ACCATGAGCAGGTGGGCAGCATGGGCCTGGTGGAAATGCTGCACCGCTCCAACCTGCTGGCCCTGGTGGGCGGTGGTAGCAGCCCCAAGTTCTCAGAGATCTCAG TGCTGATCTGGGACGATGCCCGGGAGGGCAAGGACTCCAAGGACAAGCTGGTGCTGGAGTTCACCTTCACCAAGCCAGTGCTGGCTGTGCGCATGCGCCATGACAA AATCGTGATCGTGCTGAAGAACCGCATCTATGTATACTCCTTCCCTGACAATCCCCGAAAGCTGTTTGAATTTGACACCCGGGACAACCCCAAGG GGCTCTGTGACCTCTGCCCCAGCCTGGAGAAACAACTGCTAGTGTTCCCAGGACACAAGTGCGGGAGCCTACAACTTGTG GACCTGGCAAGCACAAAGCCTGGCACTTCATCTGCTCCGTTTACCATCAATGCACATCAGAGCGACGTGGCCTGTGTGTCTCTGAACCAGCCAGGCACGGTAGTGGCCTCGGCCTCTCAGAAGGGCACACTTATTCGCCTTTTTGACACACAGTCCAAGGAGAAACTGGTGGAATTGCGTCGAGGCACCGACCCTGCCACCCTCTACTG CATCAACTTTAGCCATGATTCCTCCTTCCTGTGTGCATCCAGTGATAAGGGCACAGTCCATATCTTTGCTCTCAAGGATACCCGCCTCAACCGCCGTTCTGC GCTGGCTCGCGTGGGCAAGGTGGGGCCTATGATTGGGCAGTATGTGGACTCTcagtggagcctggcgagctTCACCGTGCCTGCTGAGTCAGCCTGCATCTGTGCTTTTGGTCGAAATACTTCCAAGAATGTCAACTCTGTCATTG CCATCTGTGTAGATGGGACCTTCCACAAATATGTCTTCACTCCGGATGGAAACTGCAACCGAGAGGCTTTCGACGTGTACCTTGACATCTGTGATGATGATGACTTTTAA
- the WDR45 gene encoding WD repeat domain phosphoinositide-interacting protein 4 isoform X3, which yields MTQQPLRGVTSLRFNQDQSCFCCAMETGVRIYNVEPLMEKGHLDHEQVGSMGLVEMLHRSNLLALVGGGSSPKFSEISGLPLTLHVGPDNTPTCQAVLIWDDAREGKDSKDKLVLEFTFTKPVLAVRMRHDKIVIVLKNRIYVYSFPDNPRKLFEFDTRDNPKGLCDLCPSLEKQLLVFPGHKCGSLQLVDLASTKPGTSSAPFTINAHQSDVACVSLNQPGTVVASASQKGTLIRLFDTQSKEKLVELRRGTDPATLYCINFSHDSSFLCASSDKGTVHIFALKDTRLNRRSALARVGKVGPMIGQYVDSQWSLASFTVPAESACICAFGRNTSKNVNSVIAICVDGTFHKYVFTPDGNCNREAFDVYLDICDDDDF from the exons ATGACTCAGCAGCCACTTCGAGGCGTGACCAGTCTGCGTTTCAACCAAGACCAAA GCTGCTTTTGCTGTGCTATGGAGACAGGTGTGCGCATCTACAACGTGGAGCCATTGATGGAGAAGGGGCATCTGG ACCATGAGCAGGTGGGCAGCATGGGCCTGGTGGAAATGCTGCACCGCTCCAACCTGCTGGCCCTGGTGGGCGGTGGTAGCAGCCCCAAGTTCTCAGAGATCTCAG GGCTGCCCCTCACCCTACACGTTGGCCCCGACAACacacccacctgccaagcagTGCTGATCTGGGACGATGCCCGGGAGGGCAAGGACTCCAAGGACAAGCTGGTGCTGGAGTTCACCTTCACCAAGCCAGTGCTGGCTGTGCGCATGCGCCATGACAA AATCGTGATCGTGCTGAAGAACCGCATCTATGTATACTCCTTCCCTGACAATCCCCGAAAGCTGTTTGAATTTGACACCCGGGACAACCCCAAGG GGCTCTGTGACCTCTGCCCCAGCCTGGAGAAACAACTGCTAGTGTTCCCAGGACACAAGTGCGGGAGCCTACAACTTGTG GACCTGGCAAGCACAAAGCCTGGCACTTCATCTGCTCCGTTTACCATCAATGCACATCAGAGCGACGTGGCCTGTGTGTCTCTGAACCAGCCAGGCACGGTAGTGGCCTCGGCCTCTCAGAAGGGCACACTTATTCGCCTTTTTGACACACAGTCCAAGGAGAAACTGGTGGAATTGCGTCGAGGCACCGACCCTGCCACCCTCTACTG CATCAACTTTAGCCATGATTCCTCCTTCCTGTGTGCATCCAGTGATAAGGGCACAGTCCATATCTTTGCTCTCAAGGATACCCGCCTCAACCGCCGTTCTGC GCTGGCTCGCGTGGGCAAGGTGGGGCCTATGATTGGGCAGTATGTGGACTCTcagtggagcctggcgagctTCACCGTGCCTGCTGAGTCAGCCTGCATCTGTGCTTTTGGTCGAAATACTTCCAAGAATGTCAACTCTGTCATTG CCATCTGTGTAGATGGGACCTTCCACAAATATGTCTTCACTCCGGATGGAAACTGCAACCGAGAGGCTTTCGACGTGTACCTTGACATCTGTGATGATGATGACTTTTAA
- the WDR45 gene encoding WD repeat domain phosphoinositide-interacting protein 4 isoform X2 has product MTQQPLRGVTSLRFNQDQSCFCCAMETGVRIYNVEPLMEKGHLDHEQVGSMGLVEMLHRSNLLALVGGGSSPKFSEISGLVSPGLPLTLHVGPDNTPTCQAVLIWDDAREGKDSKDKLVLEFTFTKPVLAVRMRHDKIVIVLKNRIYVYSFPDNPRKLFEFDTRDNPKGLCDLCPSLEKQLLVFPGHKCGSLQLVDLASTKPGTSSAPFTINAHQSDVACVSLNQPGTVVASASQKGTLIRLFDTQSKEKLVELRRGTDPATLYCINFSHDSSFLCASSDKGTVHIFALKDTRLNRRSALARVGKVGPMIGQYVDSQWSLASFTVPAESACICAFGRNTSKNVNSVIAICVDGTFHKYVFTPDGNCNREAFDVYLDICDDDDF; this is encoded by the exons ATGACTCAGCAGCCACTTCGAGGCGTGACCAGTCTGCGTTTCAACCAAGACCAAA GCTGCTTTTGCTGTGCTATGGAGACAGGTGTGCGCATCTACAACGTGGAGCCATTGATGGAGAAGGGGCATCTGG ACCATGAGCAGGTGGGCAGCATGGGCCTGGTGGAAATGCTGCACCGCTCCAACCTGCTGGCCCTGGTGGGCGGTGGTAGCAGCCCCAAGTTCTCAGAGATCTCAG GTCTTGTGTCACCAGGGCTGCCCCTCACCCTACACGTTGGCCCCGACAACacacccacctgccaagcagTGCTGATCTGGGACGATGCCCGGGAGGGCAAGGACTCCAAGGACAAGCTGGTGCTGGAGTTCACCTTCACCAAGCCAGTGCTGGCTGTGCGCATGCGCCATGACAA AATCGTGATCGTGCTGAAGAACCGCATCTATGTATACTCCTTCCCTGACAATCCCCGAAAGCTGTTTGAATTTGACACCCGGGACAACCCCAAGG GGCTCTGTGACCTCTGCCCCAGCCTGGAGAAACAACTGCTAGTGTTCCCAGGACACAAGTGCGGGAGCCTACAACTTGTG GACCTGGCAAGCACAAAGCCTGGCACTTCATCTGCTCCGTTTACCATCAATGCACATCAGAGCGACGTGGCCTGTGTGTCTCTGAACCAGCCAGGCACGGTAGTGGCCTCGGCCTCTCAGAAGGGCACACTTATTCGCCTTTTTGACACACAGTCCAAGGAGAAACTGGTGGAATTGCGTCGAGGCACCGACCCTGCCACCCTCTACTG CATCAACTTTAGCCATGATTCCTCCTTCCTGTGTGCATCCAGTGATAAGGGCACAGTCCATATCTTTGCTCTCAAGGATACCCGCCTCAACCGCCGTTCTGC GCTGGCTCGCGTGGGCAAGGTGGGGCCTATGATTGGGCAGTATGTGGACTCTcagtggagcctggcgagctTCACCGTGCCTGCTGAGTCAGCCTGCATCTGTGCTTTTGGTCGAAATACTTCCAAGAATGTCAACTCTGTCATTG CCATCTGTGTAGATGGGACCTTCCACAAATATGTCTTCACTCCGGATGGAAACTGCAACCGAGAGGCTTTCGACGTGTACCTTGACATCTGTGATGATGATGACTTTTAA
- the WDR45 gene encoding WD repeat domain phosphoinositide-interacting protein 4 isoform X1: MTQQPLRGVTSLRFNQDQSCFCCAMETGVRIYNVEPLMEKGHLDHEQVGSMGLVEMLHRSNLLALVGGGSSPKFSEISGVGLVSPGLPLTLHVGPDNTPTCQAVLIWDDAREGKDSKDKLVLEFTFTKPVLAVRMRHDKIVIVLKNRIYVYSFPDNPRKLFEFDTRDNPKGLCDLCPSLEKQLLVFPGHKCGSLQLVDLASTKPGTSSAPFTINAHQSDVACVSLNQPGTVVASASQKGTLIRLFDTQSKEKLVELRRGTDPATLYCINFSHDSSFLCASSDKGTVHIFALKDTRLNRRSALARVGKVGPMIGQYVDSQWSLASFTVPAESACICAFGRNTSKNVNSVIAICVDGTFHKYVFTPDGNCNREAFDVYLDICDDDDF, from the exons ATGACTCAGCAGCCACTTCGAGGCGTGACCAGTCTGCGTTTCAACCAAGACCAAA GCTGCTTTTGCTGTGCTATGGAGACAGGTGTGCGCATCTACAACGTGGAGCCATTGATGGAGAAGGGGCATCTGG ACCATGAGCAGGTGGGCAGCATGGGCCTGGTGGAAATGCTGCACCGCTCCAACCTGCTGGCCCTGGTGGGCGGTGGTAGCAGCCCCAAGTTCTCAGAGATCTCAG GGGTAGGTCTTGTGTCACCAGGGCTGCCCCTCACCCTACACGTTGGCCCCGACAACacacccacctgccaagcagTGCTGATCTGGGACGATGCCCGGGAGGGCAAGGACTCCAAGGACAAGCTGGTGCTGGAGTTCACCTTCACCAAGCCAGTGCTGGCTGTGCGCATGCGCCATGACAA AATCGTGATCGTGCTGAAGAACCGCATCTATGTATACTCCTTCCCTGACAATCCCCGAAAGCTGTTTGAATTTGACACCCGGGACAACCCCAAGG GGCTCTGTGACCTCTGCCCCAGCCTGGAGAAACAACTGCTAGTGTTCCCAGGACACAAGTGCGGGAGCCTACAACTTGTG GACCTGGCAAGCACAAAGCCTGGCACTTCATCTGCTCCGTTTACCATCAATGCACATCAGAGCGACGTGGCCTGTGTGTCTCTGAACCAGCCAGGCACGGTAGTGGCCTCGGCCTCTCAGAAGGGCACACTTATTCGCCTTTTTGACACACAGTCCAAGGAGAAACTGGTGGAATTGCGTCGAGGCACCGACCCTGCCACCCTCTACTG CATCAACTTTAGCCATGATTCCTCCTTCCTGTGTGCATCCAGTGATAAGGGCACAGTCCATATCTTTGCTCTCAAGGATACCCGCCTCAACCGCCGTTCTGC GCTGGCTCGCGTGGGCAAGGTGGGGCCTATGATTGGGCAGTATGTGGACTCTcagtggagcctggcgagctTCACCGTGCCTGCTGAGTCAGCCTGCATCTGTGCTTTTGGTCGAAATACTTCCAAGAATGTCAACTCTGTCATTG CCATCTGTGTAGATGGGACCTTCCACAAATATGTCTTCACTCCGGATGGAAACTGCAACCGAGAGGCTTTCGACGTGTACCTTGACATCTGTGATGATGATGACTTTTAA
- the LOC136154466 gene encoding large ribosomal subunit protein eL36-like → VENLCDLGLGEDFLDKTSKGQSKKNKLINLTTSTLNISAFQKPLLTFCLTSHCRAVAVALLFPMAMGLNKGQKMTKNVSKLRHSHLLRHLTKHTKFMRDMIREVCSFTPYKRSPMELLKVSKDKQALKFIKKRVGTYICAKRKRKGLSNVLATMRKVAAKKD, encoded by the coding sequence GTAGAAAACCTTTGTGATCTTGGATTAGGTGAAGATTTCTTAGATAAGACATCAAAAGGACAATCCaaaaagaacaaattgataaATTTGACTACATCAACATTGaacatttctgcttttcaaaagcCATTGCTAACTTTCTGCCTCACCAGCCATTGCAGAGCAGTGGCTGTGGCTCTGCTCTTCCCCATGGCCATGGGCCTCAACAAGGGCCAAAAGATGACCAAGAATGtgagcaaactgaggcacagCCATCTCCTCAGGCACCTTACCAAGCACACCAAGTTCATGCGGGACATGATCCGGGAGGTGTGCAGCTTCACCCCTTATAAGCGGTCGCCCATGGAGCTGCTCAAGGTCTCCAAGGACAAGCAGGCCCTCAAGTTCATCAAGAAAAGGGTGGGGACATACATCTGTgccaagaggaagagaaaggggctgAGCAATGTCCTGGCCACCATGAGGAAAGTGGCAGCCAAGAAGGACTGA